The sequence below is a genomic window from Gossypium hirsutum isolate 1008001.06 chromosome A11, Gossypium_hirsutum_v2.1, whole genome shotgun sequence.
atcattcataaaaataaaaatattttaaaaaataaaaaatcaattttttaacctAGTTTTAACTACTCGTACTAGTTCACGTGTCAACTAGTTTAATGCCTCCCTTCGGATTGGTACCTCTAACTGGTTCGATTGATCCAAATAACTATGACTCTAAATCTCTACATTTCGTAGATTTGGAACTTAGTCctccaaattttattttcaaaaatttaatctcTTAACATTATGGatttaaaattctaattttatattatatataataacataatattttaattgaaaaactaaaatattaactattttaattaattaataaaattataaaaatgtaaaaaataaattactttaaaaaattaaaacataataaataaaaaatccataccatatattaaaaaattcaaaaaaaacttttttttccttttaagacATGTAGCACACATCCACCGGTTCTTTTacttaaaatgaagaaaaaagaaaaaagctagTGGGCTTAAAGAGGAAAGCCCTTTAGGCCTTTACATTGATTTATAATACTATTAACaagatttattaaaattttattcaaacacatgaaaatagaaagaaattaaACAATGCTCAAACCATAACATTGAAGTAATCCACACCAATAACAGAACTTGAAACTTGAAATATCTTAACGTTCCACGGAAATTAGTTACCACTTTGGAACCCCGCTAAAGTACTACATCTCCATAACCGACTCCTTCACTTGTTGCAAGACAAAACCTGTAACAAAGCTACAATAAAAGCACACTTATATGCAGGCTTCATGCGGTGTCATCCTAATCCTGCAGGTTCACCCTAGCGGCTTTTGACATCGTCTCCGCTACTCCACCGGGCCTGACAACGGTTTCTAGTCTGCCTCTCAGCTCTGCACCTTTCACGGCTTCAGCATCTTCACATGTCACAGCTTTATCATGAGGCAACTTGGAAGCAGCATTCTATTGCAATGAAAAATAATTCATCTGAACATGCAAATCTTAAATGAATTGATACGTGGGGTCTTAAAAATATACTTACCTTTAATACATCAGAAATGTTAATCTTATGGACGTTTTGGGCAGCAGTGGCATTGAAACTGGCCGCAGCTTGTGCAGTGTCTCCTAACCCACCGCTTTCCCCTTCGTCACCGCACGAGGCTCTCCTTTCTGCGGCTGGTATTGCATCTGCATCGCTTGATTCAATGGGTCTATCGCCGACCGATACGGCTGCTGTCTCTAGAACTTCTCCGATAGTGATGGGTTCCAGGTCGAAGTATTTGTCGATATGAGGCTTGGGTGGCTGTCCCTGgctcattattattttgattgaTTGATACCGAAAATTTTAGAGAATGAGATGACGGTGAAAGTTAAAACGAGGGATCTCCTAATTAGTGGTTTCTATAAATATATGCACCGGGACGGAGTTACAATTGTGCTTTGATGTTTGACGTGTGGATTTTTCACGTTTCAGCCTGCGAAAGAGACGGTTGGAAATTGCAAACTCTTTTCGTGGTTCTTTTTGGCTGCATTTTTGGAAGGCTTCGATCAACGCGGGAGGTGCTTTGATGTTTCATATCTCTTTCCACATGCAAACTAATAATTGCACTTcaaactgtttttttttctttgggtttATCCTTTTAATATGTAATTGTCGGTTTTCTTTGGGTTTATCCTTTTAATATGTAATtgtgtttttttataaaatgtgaaaaattttcatttaaatttataataagttataaaaattttaaattaataataataaaagcctgttttggtcttaaaataataaaaatttaatttaattatttaaaaattataaaaatataatttattaaaacaataaaattacattttaaatttcAGCCCAAAATTTATTGTATTGAGTTTCTTTTCAACATTCTCATCAATTTACCATTTCATAAAATGATAGATAAAAACACTTTATTTTTGTCGACTTGTGCTTGATATTTTGTATCTTACCCAACCACTGCACTTGAGTTTAAGCAAATCACTCGTATCGAAatcaattaaaataagtaatgaaAATTAATACTCTTCAATCTCTTTCCAGttttccaaaaaagaaaaaaggttgaAGTACAGAGCATGGCTTGTGACTGAGGTCTGGcataatagttttaaaaaaagcGAAAGATGATAAAACTTGTTTCACTCCAGTATCTGGAGGATCTTTGGCTAGTAGTAGAGCAAACGATTTTTCTTTGGCGACAAATTAATTAGATATACTTGATGCTCCTTATCCTTGTAAAAATTGACGCCATGAGTGCAAATTAAGAAGCAAAATAAAAGAGGACAGTGTCACTGAGATGGCTTTAAACCTTAATTAGGGATGAAATAACATATTGTACAACTATGCAAATCTCAGTTTATTAATTTAGAGATCCGAATATATAGAGTAAAATAAATTTCAAGCAATCGACCGTCTTGCCTAACTTACTCAGGCCAAAGTGCTAGCAACCGAGAAAGGTGGGGCATGTAGTATGGAAAGTTGGAAACTATACATGGATTTTCAATTCAAGCTACTACAACAAAACTAATTGTATTGTTTTGCTCCCATAGTCAACATACTAATTTACTGCTGTTAGTAACCGTAATTTATTTACTACATTTTTTTTTCTCGTAAATGGCCAGCCACGAATCATCCATTATATATGCAACAAAGCATGAAGATttaatttctaccataaaactgcTTTAGTAGAACCATAACATTGGCTACAGAAATGAAGTTGTTCATGGCTTATCATCCCGATTTACCCTAGCAGCTGTGGCCATGGTATCCGCCACTCCTCCTGGTGTGGGCATTGCTTCGGTACTGTTACTCAGCTCCGCACCTCTCACGCCATCAGCATCTTCGCTTGTCACGGCTTTATCGTGAGGCAGCTTCCCACTAGCATCCTGTCGgtcccaaacaaaaaaaaaaaagaaaattagacgAATGAGGGATTTACTTCTTGTCTGCTGTGTAATGTAACTGGTAAAGTGAAGGGTTAACAAGTGTTGGGCTTAATTTATCAAGTCTTTATTACCGACAAAACATCTGATATAGTGATTTTATTGTAATCATAAGCCACACGGTCATTGAAATTGACAGCAGCTTGAGCTTTGGCGCCAAGGCCGCTACGTTGGGTGACGTTACCACCAGCAGCTCTGGCCTCAGCTGCTCGTATTGCAGCTGCATCACCTCGGTCAACCGGTTTGTCGCCAACAGAGATAGCTGTTGCCTCCAAAGCTTCTCCAATGGTGATGCCACTTTCACCAACCGCACCCGTTGGAGTTGGAAATGAAGGCGTAGCACCGGTGACACCGAAAACATCGCCGTAGTCGACAGCCTGGTCGGCTGCTTGAGGCCTTATTGCTTGTCTCTGGTTCATAATTTTCCCTGTAGATGTAAATCAAAGAAAGGGTACTTGGAAGTGGTGTGAAAAGGTGTGGAGGGTTAAGGAGATGCATCAGAGCATATAAATGCGTAAGCCAGATGTATAGCTAAAGTTTGCACGTTTCGAGTAGGCAAGGAGACATTTGGACATTAGGTAAATAGGTGGCAGTGTACGGGGCGTCACATCTAGCCTCCAAATACGAACATCTGCGACATATGGCAGAGGATAAGGATTAGGTTTAAGTTGAAGCTTGGTTTGCACTTTGTTGCTACACTTGTCAGGATCCGAGTCAAAAACAGCGACAAAGATAATGGAGAAAACAAATCCAATCGTCAGAAACGGACAGCACAGCACATGAACTTTTTGTGGGGTCACCAATATGAGTTTATCGTCGCCCAAATACTAAATTAAACTGCAAGGAATTTATTAAAACATATAGTAGATGATAAATTTCTGTCCCCAAGCTGGACTGTGGTGGTAGTTTTGTGTCTGAGGCTATCCTTTAATGATACAAAGAAAGAATATGTTTGATTAGCTTAATTATTCAGTTTATTATCAAGTTATATATAGATTAATTACGTTTTTAACTTGTTCTATATTCGCATTGATTACGTAATGAAGTCAGAAAAATGCTAAATTTTTAATAGATATCCAGAAAATCTTTTATAGAAAACAATAAAAAGTGTGTATCAATTTACTTCTAAAATTAAGTCTAATCTAAGGCTCAGGGCATGTTCAGTCATGCGCTTGGGCTTTTATCTTATGGTCTGATTTGGGCTTCCTTTCTATAAAAATCATCAATTTTGCTTTTATCTATAGTTTACCAAtactttttaaaagtatttttaggttaaaaaaatatttttaattaaaagttaatttttttttgcttttaatttttggataaaaaatattttatttaacaatatttttatctcaaaggtaaatttttttattttttgagaagTAATACTAAATTAACcctaaatgacttattttatatgtttttcacTCTTATATTAGTCTTATGTTGCAATCTCAGAGATTTAATTATGTTACTgataatgtatttttaaaaaatttaggctatgttttaaaaatatttatcatcACTTATATCTTATTTGTGGACTTTAAAAATTATACTATCATGTACTAAATATTTTCACTTAATCTATATTTGGATAATTATTTGGTACAGTAAAAATTTTTAGCTCTACAAATGAGGTTGAGACTTGGACACACTTGttgtgttaaaatttttcataGCCTGTCTACAAAATAATTACCTTAtctatatacttatatataaaagttaatatttaggacactttcttttattttacaagtaattttaaaagattaatatatatatattttttaaatattttataagataCTTATAAATCTGAAATtccattattatcattataattgACACTGACACATTCAATACCAATACTGAATGCTTGAAAGTATTCCAAAAGATTATTACATACTGCATTCTCCAAATAATTTTCAACCTAAATTAGAAACTCAACTTATGACTTTTCAACTGCTGGTTAAAAATCCTAAATGTATGTCAAAATCGTAAATCTGGTAAAAAAAATGAGGTCCACTTTACCAAAGAAAGAAGAACAGTAAAAGGAGGAGCACCCATACCCAGCTCATGTTCCATATTTGAATATCACTGTGAAGACAGTGACATTTCAGATCCGTGTGAGTGATTCTATTTCCTCTCCCTCTTATCCTCTCTTCCTGTCGCTCATTTTCATGACATCTGTTTGGATTTTTATGGCAGAAAACAAATTCCCATTAACAATTTACATGGAATTATTGTTCTCTAGCTGAGCTGGAGGAACATACTCTGTCTCTTCACACCTAGCCATATCCAACAACTTAACCTTTAACATATCTCAAGGCTAACTTTTTCCGGTAAGTTCTCACTCACTCAGAAGTTTCTCCCCAAAAAAAATGTCTGTCAAATTTGTCTACTCCTATTTTAGAATTCAGGGTCTTTTTCCGTTGCCGTTCCTTAATTTTTgccttttttcctttcctttcctttgtaCAGTTCGATGATTGATCGTTGTAATATAGGAGGATCTCGTCTGATTCCAGGCAACAGAGttgtcctttttttttattaccatGATTTTGCTTTGAATAGTCGGAGTTTCTGACCCAATAAATTTGGCACAAAAGAGCGGGAGAGGGGAGTAAATAACATTGATTTTAGTATCGTCTTGTTGGATCTGCGACGATGAAGATCTAGCAGCTCAAGTTGTTCTTTAGCATACGATTTTGGCCTCTGAGGTCTCTCATTTATCATATTTCAGTGGGCTGTAACGAGAATTTATGGATTTACAACAATTTCGTTTTTTTATTTGTTGGGGGATTTATTATAGCACGATTTGAATAGTTGGTTCAGTGGGTTTTGATTATCCAAATTAACGAAAGTATGGAGACTTTGGTTGTGATGGCGCAGCATAGGAATCGCTACTGTAGCAAGGTGAACCCAGATGGGCCAGCACGGTTTGGGTCATCACCGTCTAGGAATTTCAGAGGGATTAATTGTAGGACTTTCCATTTCGGAGCGGGATTACTCCCTTCCCCGTTCGAGTATAGCGCTGCTCCTACAGACAGATGGCCCTCTTCCCTTCCcccttcatcatcatcatcatcttccccaaatacaCCATGTCCGCACTCAAAAACTACCAGGAAATGCTCTACTACTCTAATAAACAACAACAGGACCACTAAAAATGTTAAGTTTTCTAGTGAGGAAATCTCTGGGGAAGGTTTTCCCTACTGTGAGCTATGGGCTGGGCCCGCTTATTCCAATTCACCACCACCTAGCTCTTTGCCAATACCCAAATTCTCTCTTCGTGTGAAGAGGACGGTGTCACTCGATTTGCCTGCTGCTGACCCTATTGTTGATGTTCATCCAACTGGCAACTCTGCGCCTGCTTCTCCTACCGGGGAGCTTCACCCTTCTGTAGCCGAACTCTTTGGTTGTGATGACTCTGCCACCAAGACTTTACGCCGTATTCTTAATCTTGACAACACTGATAACTAAATAGAGGAAATTAAGGACCTTTCTACCTCCTGTAAATAAGTTTAGTGTGCTGATTTGGAGTTGTAgatgttgcggaagcgacgataatattaataacaatattatcagaaatatttagataattattatgccaacaattatactaagaaaattcccagttaaattggaggggtcacaatggtcccgcttaaaacccaacaactagacagaactcacttagatatttatagcaataataactaaataaatataaccaacataaagctattaaataaaagcaaacaaataagaaataaaataccagagttttaacgaggttcggccaatttagcttacgtcctcggacactaccaaattaatatttcctctagaaatattacaaaggagaagattttgggatgatacaaccaaagggggaggggttctatatataacaaaccaaaccccctccatttctatcttttcctaatgtgggatattgccaatattcaacaaatctccaccttggcgatattccacatcttcgaacatcttctcataacacaaacttcaatagtgtcttcaaattttgcaaccaatcgccttcttcccttttggtagttgtgccagcttccacatcttgtttttctctagagattgcatctcctcttccattgcacctaaccatctataattctctaaactctgaatggcttcggtgtaagtggatggaatattatcaacaactggaagtgcataagctaccatgtcagtgaaacgagcaggtttctgaatttctcgtctctgccttctgactgcaattggctctgattgctgttgaggttcttgggtagaaacctcttcctcatctgactctgcatctgccaatgaagaatcactagtggtaccttttgctggaattaccacactctgctcaaactccacctgctgcggagtacactccacctgctgtgaagtactactcactccttctggatttaccttattcaacatggcagattcatgaaaggtaacatccctactgattatcgtcttctttgcctctagacaccacaaacgatatcccttaacaccagcattgaagcccatgaatagagccttctttgctcttggatctaactttgattctttcacatgataatatgcaatagaaccaaaaatgcgcaaggtgtcataatcagtagcaggttttccataccatttctccaaaggagtcttgccatttatagcagatgatggcaaatgattgatgagatgttgagcgtacgtcacagcctcagtccaaaactttctatctaatccagcattagataacatacatcgaactttctccacaagcgttcgattcatacgctctgccaccccattctgttgcggtgttccacctacggtgaagtgccttactatgccacaatcttggcatatcttcaggaaaggatcgcttttatattctccaccgttgtctgatcggagaaccttaatcttccttcctgtctgattttcaactttagttttccacttaaggaaaacttcaagcacctcatctttgttcttcatagggaacacccaaactcgtctggaaaaaatcatcaataaaggtgacaaaataacgtcttcctccaagtgatggagtcttggacggtccccatacatcagaatgcacataatccagaatacctttagtattgtgaatcccagtgccaaatttcacccttcgttgttttcccagaacacaatgctcgcaaaattcaagtttgcaagtctttgtacctttcaataatccttgcttggttagagtttgcaaggatttttcaccagcatggcccaaacgcatatgccacagctgtgttgcctcagcgtccttcttggtactcgtaattgctgctgctgttgtcccgac
It includes:
- the LOC107922971 gene encoding late embryogenesis abundant protein 3 — its product is MNQRQAIRPQAADQAVDYGDVFGVTGATPSFPTPTGAVGESGITIGEALEATAISVGDKPVDRGDAAAIRAAEARAAGGNVTQRSGLGAKAQAAVNFNDRVAYDYNKITISDVLSDASGKLPHDKAVTSEDADGVRGAELSNSTEAMPTPGGVADTMATAARVNRDDKP
- the LOC121209765 gene encoding late embryogenesis abundant protein 3; its protein translation is MSQGQPPKPHIDKYFDLEPITIGEVLETAAVSVGDRPIESSDADAIPAAERRASCGDEGESGGLGDTAQAAASFNATAAQNVHKINISDVLKNAASKLPHDKAVTCEDAEAVKGAELRGRLETVVRPGGVAETMSKAARVNLQD
- the LOC107924281 gene encoding uncharacterized protein; the protein is METLVVMAQHRNRYCSKVNPDGPARFGSSPSRNFRGINCRTFHFGAGLLPSPFEYSAAPTDRWPSSLPPSSSSSSSPNTPCPHSKTTRKCSTTLINNNRTTKNVKFSSEEISGEGFPYCELWAGPAYSNSPPPSSLPIPKFSLRVKRTVSLDLPAADPIVDVHPTGNSAPASPTGELHPSVAELFGCDDSATKTLRRILNLDNTDN